A window from Enterococcus mediterraneensis encodes these proteins:
- a CDS encoding DnaJ domain-containing protein, with protein sequence MKYIKNVETLEELKKAYKKLALKLHPDCGGNEEEMKILNNEYDELFSKLKNTHKNKEGETYTKETTETPEQFKDIINKLFNIKMDGVAIEVVGTFIWLTGNTKPYKEDIKALEFRYSPKKYAWYKAPKDYKKRSHKNYDMDTIRGMYGSQKIKEEKEEKKYLQAR encoded by the coding sequence ATGAAATACATTAAAAACGTTGAAACATTGGAAGAATTGAAAAAAGCCTACAAAAAGTTAGCTTTGAAGTTACACCCCGATTGTGGCGGGAATGAAGAAGAAATGAAAATTTTGAACAATGAATATGATGAACTGTTTAGCAAACTTAAAAACACTCATAAGAATAAAGAAGGTGAAACTTACACCAAAGAAACAACAGAAACACCCGAACAGTTTAAGGATATTATTAATAAATTGTTCAATATAAAAATGGACGGCGTAGCAATCGAAGTAGTAGGAACATTTATATGGCTAACAGGTAATACAAAACCATATAAAGAAGATATAAAAGCCCTAGAATTCCGATATTCACCTAAAAAATATGCTTGGTATAAAGCCCCTAAAGATTACAAAAAAAGAAGCCATAAAAACTATGACATGGATACAATAAGAGGAATGTATGGAAGCCAAAAAATTAAAGAAGAAAAAGAAGAAAAAAAATACTTACAAGCCCGATAG
- a CDS encoding DpnD/PcfM family protein, whose product MFYKMRIIETLEKEFEIEAKNEKETLEKIQIAYDNEEIILYPEDLDHKEMKIVGYKDTFIEEYETLKRAFYDYDTSYILLRYGCLEKAEKRLIELEMIVSVDKFMNE is encoded by the coding sequence ATGTTTTATAAAATGAGAATAATTGAAACTTTGGAAAAGGAATTTGAAATTGAAGCAAAGAACGAAAAAGAAACCTTAGAAAAAATACAAATAGCTTATGATAATGAAGAAATTATACTTTATCCTGAAGATTTAGACCATAAAGAAATGAAAATTGTCGGTTATAAAGATACCTTTATTGAAGAATATGAAACATTAAAACGTGCATTTTACGATTATGACACATCTTATATTTTATTAAGATATGGTTGTTTAGAGAAAGCAGAAAAAAGGTTAATAGAGCTTGAAATGATAGTTAGTGTTGATAAATTTATGAATGAATAA
- the mobQ gene encoding MobQ family relaxase: MAIFHLSMTIAKREGGKRSLIAMASYRSGEKLYSELYEKTNLYNHRNVKPEAFILKPDYVPNEYLDRQTLWNKMELSEKQPNARLCRELNVALPIELNNSDQRMLIEDFVKDNFVSEGMIADVAIHRDDENNPHAHIMLTMREVDSEGNILNKRKRIPKLDENGNQIFNEKGQRVTVSIKTNDWDRKSLVSDIRKDWADKVNQYLKDRNIDQQITEKSHAELGKKELPTIHEGFYSKKLEDKGVISELKRKNLEIQSYNDVLSELDKLENQEKVLKQDQNFTLKFEKTFSPLEKKELKNLSKELKIFVNDENIDKRISELKRWENSLIFNNKMEIQKQRLMLSKIISERDMLTKANEILDKQAERFFKKSYPSLNIDKFSNHEVRAMVNETIFRKQLLNKDQLAEVIYNERVIEKEESKKIFKEKPFQTSRYLDSKIKQVEDSITKENNPERKEILSIKKEKLIGIKQGLIEYVQSEVERKFDKNVSIDSVIEGEMLLAKADYYKTTDFSKVEGVARFSSEEINSMLEQSKGFLTNIQTVKIPNDCQGVFFVQDSMKHIDELSPLAKHNLKKVVNRNAYLPDSDKIELSKEIENTNKDQSQELEKNEPEKNEVSVKMFQFAKSINRLLSGNQPQKKRNLDKLIKQTKAKENQSLQRNIPLR, translated from the coding sequence TTGGCAATCTTCCATTTATCTATGACAATAGCAAAAAGAGAAGGCGGAAAAAGAAGTTTAATTGCAATGGCTTCTTATCGAAGCGGTGAAAAATTGTATAGTGAACTATACGAAAAAACTAATCTATACAACCATAGAAATGTTAAACCAGAAGCTTTTATTTTAAAACCTGATTATGTTCCTAATGAGTATTTAGATAGACAGACATTGTGGAATAAAATGGAATTATCTGAAAAGCAACCTAATGCTAGACTGTGTAGAGAATTAAATGTAGCATTGCCAATTGAATTAAATAATTCAGACCAAAGAATGTTGATTGAAGATTTTGTAAAAGATAACTTTGTCAGTGAAGGAATGATTGCAGACGTAGCCATTCATAGAGATGATGAAAACAATCCTCATGCTCATATCATGTTAACAATGAGAGAAGTAGATAGTGAAGGTAATATTCTAAATAAAAGAAAAAGAATACCTAAACTAGATGAAAATGGTAATCAGATTTTTAACGAAAAAGGGCAAAGAGTAACCGTTTCAATTAAAACAAATGATTGGGATAGAAAATCTCTTGTTTCCGACATTCGTAAAGATTGGGCTGATAAAGTCAACCAATATTTAAAAGATAGAAATATCGATCAACAAATAACAGAAAAATCTCATGCGGAACTTGGAAAAAAAGAACTACCAACAATTCACGAAGGATTTTACTCAAAAAAATTAGAAGATAAAGGAGTTATAAGCGAGTTAAAAAGAAAAAATTTAGAAATTCAAAGTTACAATGATGTTTTAAGCGAACTTGATAAACTTGAAAATCAAGAAAAAGTATTAAAACAAGACCAAAACTTTACTTTAAAATTTGAAAAAACATTTTCACCTTTAGAGAAAAAGGAATTGAAAAACCTTTCGAAAGAATTAAAAATATTTGTCAATGATGAAAATATTGACAAAAGAATTAGTGAATTAAAGAGGTGGGAAAATTCACTTATCTTTAATAATAAAATGGAAATTCAAAAACAACGTTTGATGTTAAGTAAAATTATTAGTGAACGAGATATGCTTACAAAGGCAAATGAAATTTTAGACAAACAAGCAGAAAGATTCTTCAAAAAATCTTATCCAAGTTTGAATATTGACAAATTTTCAAATCACGAAGTTAGAGCAATGGTTAATGAAACCATATTTAGAAAACAGTTATTGAATAAAGATCAGTTAGCAGAGGTCATTTACAATGAAAGAGTAATAGAAAAAGAAGAAAGTAAAAAGATTTTTAAAGAAAAACCATTTCAAACTAGCCGTTATCTTGATTCAAAAATTAAACAAGTTGAAGATAGTATAACAAAAGAAAATAACCCTGAAAGAAAAGAAATTTTATCAATCAAGAAAGAAAAACTAATAGGAATAAAACAAGGATTGATAGAATATGTTCAATCAGAAGTTGAAAGAAAATTTGATAAAAATGTTTCAATAGATTCAGTCATAGAAGGCGAAATGTTACTTGCAAAAGCTGACTATTACAAAACAACTGATTTTTCTAAAGTCGAAGGAGTTGCTAGATTCAGCAGTGAGGAAATTAATTCCATGTTGGAACAATCAAAAGGCTTCTTAACTAACATTCAGACGGTGAAAATTCCTAATGATTGTCAAGGTGTATTTTTTGTTCAAGATAGCATGAAGCATATTGATGAACTAAGCCCATTAGCAAAACACAATCTGAAAAAGGTCGTTAATCGCAATGCTTATTTACCTGATTCTGATAAAATTGAATTAAGTAAGGAAATTGAAAATACTAATAAAGATCAATCCCAAGAATTGGAAAAAAATGAACCTGAAAAAAATGAAGTATCTGTAAAAATGTTCCAATTTGCAAAATCAATTAATCGATTGTTGAGTGGTAACCAACCACAGAAAAAACGAAACTTAGACAAATTGATTAAGCAAACAAAAGCAAAAGAAAATCAATCATTACAAAGGAATATTCCTTTGCGATAA
- a CDS encoding IS6-like element IS1216 family transposase, translating into MNHFKGKQFQQDVIIVAVGYYLRYNLSYREVQEILYDRGINVSHTTIYRWVQEYGKLLYQIWKKKNKKSFYSWKMDETYIKIKGKWHYLYQAIDADGLTLDIWLRKKRDTQAAYAFLKRLVKQFDEPKVVVTDKAPSITSAFKKLKEYGFYQGTEHRIIKYLNNLIEQDHRPVKRRNKFYRSLRTASTTIKGMEAIRGLYKKTRKEGTLFGFSVCTEIKVLLGIPA; encoded by the coding sequence ATGAATCATTTTAAAGGAAAGCAATTTCAGCAGGATGTGATTATTGTAGCCGTGGGCTACTATCTTCGTTATAACCTTAGCTATCGTGAAGTTCAAGAAATCTTATATGATCGTGGCATTAACGTTTCTCATACGACGATTTATCGTTGGGTGCAAGAATATGGCAAACTACTCTATCAAATTTGGAAAAAGAAAAATAAAAAATCCTTTTATTCATGGAAAATGGATGAAACGTACATCAAAATTAAAGGAAAATGGCATTATTTGTATCAAGCCATCGATGCAGATGGTTTAACCTTGGATATTTGGTTACGTAAAAAACGGGACACACAAGCAGCCTATGCTTTTCTTAAGCGGTTAGTGAAGCAGTTTGATGAACCGAAGGTTGTAGTCACAGATAAAGCCCCCTCTATTACAAGTGCCTTTAAGAAACTAAAAGAATACGGCTTTTATCAAGGGACAGAACATCGTATCATTAAATACCTGAATAATTTGATTGAACAAGACCATCGTCCAGTAAAGAGACGCAATAAATTCTATCGAAGTTTACGCACTGCCTCTACCACGATTAAAGGCATGGAAGCCATTCGAGGATTATATAAGAAAACCCGAAAAGAAGGCACTCTCTTCGGGTTTTCGGTCTGTACTGAAATCAAGGTATTATTGGGAATCCCAGCTTAA
- a CDS encoding ArsR/SmtB family transcription factor, whose product MENVCQVTIVHKEKVTIIKNKLDQKDFSNLLVLGKCFSDSSRIKIFYTLETYKEMCVCDLAEILNASIATTSHHLRFLKKNEIAKSRQDGKVVYYSLANEEILSAVQDFLKLSENISMKI is encoded by the coding sequence ATGGAAAACGTTTGCCAAGTGACTATCGTACATAAAGAAAAAGTAACTATAATAAAAAATAAATTGGATCAAAAAGATTTTTCAAATTTACTTGTGTTAGGAAAATGTTTTAGCGATTCTTCTAGGATTAAAATTTTTTATACTTTAGAAACTTATAAGGAGATGTGCGTTTGTGATTTAGCAGAAATACTTAATGCTAGTATTGCTACAACGTCACACCATTTACGTTTTTTGAAAAAGAACGAAATAGCAAAATCACGTCAAGATGGAAAAGTAGTTTATTATTCTTTAGCGAATGAAGAGATACTTTCCGCTGTGCAGGATTTTCTAAAGTTGTCAGAAAATATATCTATGAAAATTTAG
- a CDS encoding CadD family cadmium resistance transporter, with translation MLQSILSALAVYVSTSIDYLFILLIIFSQSHTKKGLRQIFWGQYLGTGILVAVSLFAAYVLNFIPQDWIIGLLGLIPIFLGIRVALVGEEEEEEEEVVEKLESRGTNRFFWTVALITIASGGDNLGIYIPYFASLSFSEIVTALIVFAISVAVLCYISYKLAKISFVSETLEKYERILVPIVFIGLGIYILIENGTIQTLLNFI, from the coding sequence TTGTTACAAAGTATTTTATCAGCTCTCGCTGTTTACGTTTCTACCAGCATTGATTATTTATTTATCTTGCTGATTATTTTTTCTCAAAGTCATACAAAAAAAGGGCTCCGTCAGATTTTTTGGGGTCAATATCTAGGAACAGGTATCTTAGTAGCCGTAAGTTTATTTGCAGCATATGTGCTGAATTTCATTCCGCAAGATTGGATCATTGGGCTTCTCGGTCTAATTCCGATTTTCTTAGGAATCAGAGTGGCATTGGTTGGCGAAGAGGAGGAAGAAGAAGAGGAAGTCGTTGAAAAGCTTGAATCAAGAGGAACAAACCGCTTCTTTTGGACCGTTGCCTTAATAACAATTGCTTCTGGTGGCGATAACTTAGGGATTTATATTCCTTACTTTGCCTCGTTATCTTTTTCAGAGATTGTCACCGCTCTAATCGTATTTGCTATTTCTGTTGCGGTTCTTTGCTATATCAGTTACAAATTAGCCAAGATTTCTTTTGTTTCCGAAACCTTAGAAAAATATGAACGAATCCTTGTTCCTATAGTGTTTATTGGCTTAGGAATTTATATTTTGATAGAAAATGGGACGATTCAAACACTATTAAATTTTATATAA
- a CDS encoding ArsR/SmtB family transcription factor: MNSLSTSPLKNESIQEVSKIFKMISDPTRLSILFLLQKEELSVGAIAHSLSMEQSAISHQLKTLKTSRLVKSKRAGKNMIYSLDDLHIFSILEQVSTHIEEQEKEK, from the coding sequence ATGAATTCATTATCAACTTCTCCATTAAAAAATGAATCTATCCAAGAGGTAAGTAAAATATTTAAAATGATCAGTGACCCTACCCGACTTTCAATTTTATTTCTTCTGCAGAAAGAAGAACTTAGCGTTGGAGCTATTGCGCATTCTTTGAGTATGGAACAATCAGCAATTTCTCACCAGTTAAAAACTTTAAAGACTTCAAGATTAGTAAAATCAAAAAGAGCTGGTAAAAATATGATTTATAGCCTTGACGATCTTCATATTTTTAGTATTCTTGAGCAAGTTTCAACTCATATCGAAGAACAAGAAAAAGAAAAATAA
- a CDS encoding heavy metal translocating P-type ATPase: MKEIQEQHSHENNSHDHGKMPIILYFIGLALSLIALFVNGENNLIQNTLFSIASISAGYHVIILEGIGETIENSKRQHKFTPNSHILMGIAAIGASLIGNFWEGTLLVLIFSGAHFLEDYAEGRSKREITKLLEMNPTTARLIMQDGNTTIVNVSELKVGDQLQVLNGDQVPIDGVIVSGSTSIDESSINGESIPKEKSKGDGVFGSTINGTGTFTMEVTKETNDTVFSKILQLVNQNQENQTKASSIIQKFEPKYVKFVLIAIPLFILLAPMLFDLTWSQSIYRGLVLLVAASPCALAAATVSVTLSATSNLAKRGVLSKGSAYLSQLADIQAIAFDKTGTLTKGKPEVTNYYFSDSVNEENMIDIVVALEKESNHPLASAILDKFEPKNKLAIEVENQIGKGLIGDYNENTYRIGKPTSFEAVSDDYTRLNKEWASEGNTVVYVSENEKVIGLIALMDIPSEHAKATIDYFKKCGIHTTLITGDSEMTGQAVGKQLGVDQVIANVMPEDKSNIINEQKETYGITAMVGDGINDAPALVKADVGIAMGEGTDVAVDVSDLVLMKNDLSKLVKAHEISLKMNRVIWQNIIFSMVVVAFLITVSLVGLTDIAISVIVHEGSTLVVILNGLRLLKSK; encoded by the coding sequence ATGAAAGAGATTCAAGAGCAACACTCACACGAAAATAATAGTCACGATCATGGGAAAATGCCAATTATTTTGTACTTTATTGGTTTAGCATTGTCGCTCATTGCGTTATTTGTAAACGGAGAAAATAATTTAATCCAAAACACTTTGTTTTCAATTGCTTCAATTAGTGCTGGTTATCATGTCATTATTCTTGAAGGAATTGGAGAAACGATTGAAAACTCAAAAAGACAACACAAATTTACCCCTAATTCTCATATTTTAATGGGAATAGCTGCAATAGGTGCTTCTCTGATAGGAAATTTTTGGGAAGGAACGTTATTGGTTCTTATTTTCTCTGGAGCACATTTTCTTGAAGATTATGCTGAAGGAAGAAGTAAAAGAGAAATTACCAAGTTATTAGAAATGAATCCAACAACAGCTAGGCTAATCATGCAAGATGGCAATACAACAATCGTTAATGTTAGTGAGTTGAAAGTAGGAGATCAACTTCAAGTGTTAAACGGTGACCAAGTACCGATTGACGGAGTAATAGTATCAGGCTCTACTTCGATTGACGAATCTTCTATTAATGGTGAGAGTATACCTAAAGAGAAATCAAAGGGAGACGGAGTTTTTGGGAGTACAATTAATGGAACGGGTACCTTTACTATGGAAGTCACAAAAGAAACTAACGATACTGTCTTTTCAAAGATTTTACAACTAGTGAATCAAAATCAAGAGAATCAAACAAAAGCGTCTAGTATTATCCAAAAGTTTGAGCCTAAGTATGTTAAATTTGTTTTAATTGCAATCCCACTCTTCATTTTACTTGCTCCTATGCTGTTTGATTTGACATGGTCACAAAGTATTTATAGAGGATTAGTCCTTTTAGTCGCAGCTTCTCCGTGTGCTTTAGCAGCAGCTACCGTATCCGTAACATTGTCAGCCACTTCTAATCTAGCAAAAAGAGGCGTACTTTCAAAAGGAAGTGCCTATTTGTCCCAATTAGCGGATATTCAAGCCATTGCCTTTGATAAAACAGGAACATTAACTAAAGGGAAACCGGAAGTAACCAATTATTACTTTTCTGATTCTGTGAACGAGGAAAATATGATTGATATCGTAGTGGCTCTTGAAAAAGAATCAAATCACCCGTTAGCAAGTGCTATTTTAGACAAGTTTGAACCAAAAAATAAACTAGCTATTGAAGTGGAAAATCAGATTGGAAAAGGTTTAATAGGCGATTATAACGAAAACACTTATCGTATAGGTAAACCAACTTCTTTTGAGGCTGTATCGGATGACTATACACGTTTGAATAAAGAATGGGCTTCAGAAGGTAATACGGTTGTATATGTATCAGAAAATGAAAAAGTAATCGGCCTGATAGCATTAATGGATATTCCAAGTGAACATGCGAAAGCAACTATAGATTACTTTAAGAAGTGTGGTATCCATACCACTTTAATTACTGGGGATTCTGAAATGACAGGGCAAGCTGTTGGTAAACAATTAGGAGTAGATCAAGTAATTGCAAACGTCATGCCAGAAGATAAATCTAACATTATCAATGAACAAAAAGAAACCTATGGTATAACCGCTATGGTGGGAGATGGTATAAACGACGCACCTGCTCTTGTGAAGGCAGATGTTGGAATTGCTATGGGAGAGGGTACGGATGTTGCAGTAGATGTATCTGATCTAGTATTAATGAAAAATGATTTGTCTAAATTGGTAAAAGCTCATGAAATTTCTTTAAAAATGAATCGAGTTATTTGGCAAAATATTATTTTCTCAATGGTAGTTGTCGCTTTTCTAATTACCGTAAGCTTAGTAGGATTAACGGATATAGCCATTAGTGTGATTGTTCATGAAGGAAGTACCTTAGTCGTGATATTAAATGGTCTTCGATTATTAAAGTCTAAATAA
- a CDS encoding YjzC family protein — protein sequence MTKMHNPGEDNKPAGKYLEVGPRGGTVKDPRIVNIDKGDRLPPTSESGNNWKKIN from the coding sequence ATGACTAAAATGCATAATCCTGGGGAAGATAATAAACCTGCTGGAAAGTATTTGGAAGTTGGACCCAGAGGAGGAACGGTAAAAGATCCTCGTATTGTTAATATTGATAAGGGTGATCGCTTACCACCAACATCTGAATCCGGAAATAATTGGAAGAAAATCAATTGA
- a CDS encoding recombinase family protein, with amino-acid sequence MKYGYARVSTRHQDLAGQMRQLEDERCDRIYFEKITGTKSNRPEFQKLLQEIQTGDTLVITKLDRFARSTQDALNTIKFLFEKGVKINVLNLGIIENTSTGRLIFTIFSAFADFERDLIVERTQEGKEIAKQRPGFREGRPKKFSQQQINLAMQLLENHSYTEVEKMTGISKSTLTRNKRK; translated from the coding sequence ATGAAATATGGATATGCACGAGTAAGTACTCGCCATCAGGATTTAGCAGGACAGATGCGACAACTGGAAGATGAGCGTTGCGATCGAATCTATTTTGAAAAAATTACTGGAACCAAAAGTAACCGACCTGAGTTTCAAAAACTCCTACAGGAAATACAGACTGGCGATACGCTAGTAATAACAAAACTGGATCGCTTCGCTCGCAGCACTCAAGATGCATTGAACACAATTAAATTCCTTTTCGAAAAAGGCGTGAAGATTAATGTTTTGAACTTAGGGATAATCGAAAATACCTCTACTGGTAGACTAATTTTTACTATCTTCAGTGCCTTCGCGGACTTCGAACGTGACCTTATCGTGGAACGCACTCAAGAAGGCAAGGAGATTGCTAAGCAGCGACCGGGCTTTAGGGAGGGACGTCCGAAAAAATTTTCACAGCAGCAGATTAACCTGGCCATGCAGCTCCTAGAGAACCACTCTTATACAGAGGTCGAAAAAATGACCGGAATCAGCAAGAGCACTTTGACGCGGAATAAAAGAAAATAA
- a CDS encoding IS3 family transposase (programmed frameshift), translating into MSKRTRRTFSQEFKQQIVNLYLAGKPRVEIIREYELTASAFDKWVKQSKTSGSFKEKDNLTPEQKELLELRKRNQQLEMENDILKQAALIFGPKRQVIDANKHLYPISAMCRILGLSRQSYYYQSKPKKDESELEEVVAEEFIRSRKAYGSRKIKKALSKRGIQISRRKISRIMKNRGLKSSYTVAYFKVHHSTCNEAKTTNVLNRKFLRDNPLEAIVTDLTYVRVGKKWNYVCFILDLFNREILGYSCGEHKDAVLVKKAFSRIKQPLIEVEIFHTDRGKEFDNQAIDELLTTFDINRSLSHKGCPFDNAVAESTYKSLKVEFVYQYTFETLQQLDLELFDYVNWWNHLRLHGTLGYETPVGYRNQRLAQRILDNELGCANASEAV; encoded by the exons ATGTCTAAGAGAACACGAAGAACTTTTTCACAAGAATTCAAGCAACAAATCGTCAATCTTTACTTAGCTGGAAAGCCACGTGTAGAAATCATTCGAGAATATGAACTAACGGCTTCAGCATTTGACAAATGGGTAAAGCAATCTAAAACGAGTGGTTCATTCAAAGAAAAAGATAATCTTACGCCTGAACAAAAAGAATTGTTAGAACTACGTAAAAGAAACCAGCAATTAGAAATGGAAAATGATATTTTAAAGCAAGCAGCGCTGATATTCGGAC CGAAGAGACAAGTAATCGATGCGAATAAGCATCTTTACCCTATATCAGCGATGTGCAGAATATTAGGTCTATCACGTCAGTCCTATTATTATCAATCAAAACCAAAGAAAGACGAATCAGAACTTGAAGAAGTAGTCGCTGAAGAATTTATCCGTAGCCGAAAGGCCTACGGCTCAAGAAAAATAAAAAAAGCCTTATCAAAACGAGGCATTCAGATCAGCCGACGAAAAATTAGTAGAATCATGAAAAATAGAGGATTAAAATCGAGCTATACTGTTGCTTATTTTAAAGTACATCATTCTACTTGCAATGAAGCCAAAACGACAAACGTATTGAATCGTAAATTCTTAAGAGACAACCCATTAGAAGCGATCGTAACAGACTTGACTTATGTACGAGTCGGGAAAAAATGGAATTATGTCTGTTTCATTTTGGATCTGTTCAATCGAGAAATTCTCGGCTATTCTTGTGGAGAACATAAAGATGCCGTTCTAGTAAAAAAAGCATTTAGCCGTATCAAACAACCTCTGATAGAGGTTGAGATTTTTCATACTGATCGTGGAAAAGAGTTTGATAACCAAGCTATTGATGAATTATTAACAACTTTTGACATCAATCGATCATTGAGTCATAAAGGCTGTCCTTTTGATAATGCCGTAGCTGAATCAACTTATAAGTCGTTGAAAGTAGAATTTGTCTATCAATACACATTTGAAACCTTACAACAATTGGATTTGGAGTTATTTGACTATGTCAATTGGTGGAACCACCTTCGGTTGCACGGTACACTTGGCTACGAGACACCGGTTGGTTACCGTAACCAGAGATTGGCGCAGCGAATCCTTGATAATGAGCTCGGATGTGCTAACGCTAGCGAGGCAGTCTAA
- a CDS encoding class A sortase: MKKIKRLSLNLLLITLFFTGLVLIFNFQIRSYLLNKQVQQYDIANYSKKDLEDNLKKKGNFDFDSVESISNELVLKAQIKNNDLPIIGGIAIPIVKLSLPIYNGLDNTSLLSGAGTMKPDQQMGKRNYALASHSAKDKTILFSPLEFISLKEKIYVTDLKNIYIYQVSFKEKVDPSRV; this comes from the coding sequence ATGAAAAAAATCAAGCGTCTTTCTTTAAATTTACTTCTAATTACCCTTTTTTTTACAGGTTTAGTTTTAATATTTAATTTTCAAATTCGATCTTACTTACTGAATAAACAAGTTCAACAATATGACATAGCAAATTATTCAAAGAAAGATTTGGAAGACAATCTGAAAAAGAAAGGAAACTTTGATTTTGATTCTGTTGAATCTATATCAAATGAGTTAGTATTAAAAGCACAAATCAAAAATAATGATTTGCCTATAATAGGTGGTATCGCTATACCCATTGTAAAATTATCTTTACCAATATACAACGGATTGGACAACACCTCGCTACTTTCTGGGGCTGGAACAATGAAACCAGATCAGCAGATGGGAAAACGAAATTACGCTTTAGCAAGTCATAGTGCCAAAGATAAAACTATTTTATTTTCCCCATTAGAGTTTATTTCTCTAAAAGAAAAAATATATGTGACAGACTTAAAGAATATTTATATTTACCAAGTGTCCTTTAAAGAAAAAGTGGATCCATCAAGAGTTTAA
- a CDS encoding peptidoglycan DD-metalloendopeptidase family protein gives MKKTFISTSVIVFLLFFSNSILAKAQTIEEKIKEKDDKIETIVKDQKSAEIYLTDLDNKITQLENEYQKVLKEKNTSEKKLTEISQKITALEERIRLRNKLIEEQARNAQVNQKSDSIISVMVNAESLSDAVTAAIGMTKLISASNEIMQAQIDDKENLDQLKKEAEKKVTDAEKETQSLEEKEKDLIEAKLTQSIKINEISASLATEKSEKAKFENQKQEAEKRREKELKAIAEEKRKEAEAAAILKAQEAEAASIIKDQEKDVSQLADTNDIGIGQGNTDTQKEEQIPDETSEQDSNSVNQNEYQDNNSSSDNTQIQSPSSSGWGAPVANIFVTSPFGGRADPTGFSGSFHDGIDMGGTSSTPIMASRSGTVVQASFDGSAGNYIIIDHGDGYYSYYLHLSNYIATPGQSVSAGQTIGIMGTTGNSTGVHLHFGIATSSNWSGFVDPAPFLGI, from the coding sequence TTGAAAAAAACATTTATATCTACCTCTGTCATAGTGTTTTTGCTATTTTTTAGTAATAGCATCTTAGCTAAGGCACAGACTATTGAGGAAAAAATAAAAGAAAAAGATGATAAAATTGAAACAATTGTGAAAGATCAAAAATCCGCTGAAATTTATCTTACAGATCTAGATAACAAAATAACTCAGCTAGAAAACGAATATCAAAAAGTGCTAAAGGAAAAAAACACATCTGAGAAGAAACTTACCGAAATTAGTCAGAAAATTACTGCTCTTGAGGAAAGAATACGCCTTAGGAATAAACTTATCGAAGAGCAGGCTAGGAATGCACAAGTAAATCAAAAAAGTGACTCTATAATATCTGTCATGGTAAACGCCGAATCATTATCAGATGCAGTCACAGCAGCCATTGGTATGACTAAGCTTATTTCTGCTAGTAATGAGATTATGCAAGCACAGATAGATGATAAAGAAAATTTAGATCAATTAAAAAAAGAAGCTGAGAAAAAAGTTACAGATGCGGAAAAAGAAACTCAATCTCTCGAAGAGAAAGAAAAAGATCTTATAGAAGCCAAATTAACACAAAGTATAAAAATCAATGAGATATCCGCTTCTTTGGCGACAGAGAAATCCGAAAAAGCAAAATTTGAAAATCAAAAACAAGAAGCTGAAAAAAGAAGGGAGAAAGAGCTTAAAGCTATAGCAGAGGAAAAGAGAAAAGAAGCAGAAGCTGCGGCTATTTTAAAAGCTCAAGAGGCAGAAGCCGCATCTATTATAAAAGATCAGGAAAAAGATGTATCACAACTAGCCGATACCAATGACATAGGAATAGGTCAAGGAAATACTGATACACAGAAAGAAGAACAGATACCAGATGAAACTTCGGAGCAAGATTCGAACTCAGTTAATCAAAATGAGTACCAAGACAACAATAGTTCTTCCGATAATACTCAGATTCAAAGTCCCAGTTCTTCTGGTTGGGGCGCACCCGTAGCCAACATTTTCGTCACAAGTCCATTTGGGGGAAGAGCTGATCCTACTGGATTTTCTGGATCTTTTCACGATGGTATAGATATGGGTGGAACTTCTTCAACTCCTATCATGGCATCAAGATCAGGAACTGTAGTACAGGCGTCCTTTGATGGATCCGCAGGTAATTACATTATTATTGATCACGGAGATGGTTACTATTCATATTACCTTCACCTAAGTAATTATATTGCTACACCAGGCCAATCAGTGAGTGCTGGTCAGACCATCGGCATCATGGGAACTACAGGAAATTCAACAGGAGTTCATTTGCATTTTGGAATAGCGACTAGCTCAAATTGGTCTGGATTCGTAGACCCTGCTCCATTTCTAGGAATCTAA